Part of the Bacteroidota bacterium genome is shown below.
TGTTACCCTTGTTGCAGGCTCATTCGCCACATTATTTTTTATGGAAGCGCATCCGGGATTTATACTGAATATGAGTCGCCCGTGGTTTACTTCACTCATTTTTCTTACTGTTTTGCTCAATGCACTGGCAATCTTTTTCTTTTTCAATATTCATATTCTCACACCGCTGCTTGGCAGGCTTTTCAAAAAGCGCTTCATCCGTATGCAACAGCATATAAAAGTTTTTGCGTCATACTCAGGGAAGGAACTTGGAGTAGTAATATTGCTCAGCGGAGCACGTTATCTGGTGTTTTCGTTGCAATTTTTTATGCTGTTCAGATTGTTTTCGGTGCCGATTCCACTTGTCGATTCCTTCATTGTTACCGCCGTTATTTATTTTATTATGGCCGCCATTCCCACGGTTGCACTGAGTGAATTGGGCGTCAGGGGCAGCCTGGCAATAGCAACCACTGCCGCCTGGTCTGGTTCATCGATGTCTGATGCTCTTACAGCAGGAGCAGGCTCGGCCGCCGCTTTTATCTGGCTTATAAACCTTGTTATTCCTGCGCTTGTTGGCAGTATCTTTGTATTTCGCTTACGCTTTTTTAGAAAAAACGAATCATGAATCCAGCAATAATTTTCCTTGTATTTTTTGTTGGCACGATAGGGACGGTCTATGTTTTCATTATCTCCCTTTTTACGTTCGGATGGTTCAGAAAAAATAAAAACAGAACAGCATCTCAGACACAATCAAGCAATATTTCAATTGTTATTGCCGCAAGAGATGAAGAAAATAATATCTCTGCATGCCTTACAGCACTAGCTTCACAAGGTTATCCCACCGATAAGTTCGAAATTATTATTATTGATGATGCATCCACAGATCATACGGTGCAAATTGTTCATGAGTTTATTAAAGCACATAAGGAAATCAGGACCCAACTATTTTCCTTGCCGGAAAAATACCGTTCAGCAACGTCAAAAAAAGCAGCACTCAGCTTAGGAATTCAGCTTACTCAATTTGATATTATTGCAGTTACGGATGCTGATTGTATTCCTGCTTCCGGCTGGATAAGAGCAATGGCAAACGGTTTTAGCGAAAGAACAGTAATGATGATTTGCGGGATGGTTTGTTTTTCAACAGATAAAAAATGGTTTTCCAAACTTCAGTCACTGGAGTTCATGAGTCTTGTTGCATCGGGTGCAGGCGCCTCGGGCGCAGGTTTTCCGTTTATGTGCAACGGAGCATCCATGGCGTTCAGAAAAGAGGCATTTTATAAAACCGGCGCATATTCCGATTCAGATGGCTATGCATCGGGCGATGACGTTTTTTTGCTGCACAACATTAAAAAAGCATACGGCAATTCTTCTGTGCAATTTACAAATAATAAAGAAGCCATTGTAGTAACAGCGCCTCAACCAAGCCTTAGAGCGTTTTACAATCAGCGTGTCCGTTGGGCATCTAAATCAAAGGGCTATCATGATATTATCAGCCTGCTGACAAGTGTTGCAGTATTTGCGTATTCGCTGGAAATTTTACTCTTTGCTGCGGCCGGAATGTTTTTCGCTCCCTTGTTTTATGCTGCGTCAGCGTTATTCATACTAAAATTAATTGTTGACATTCCGCTGATGGCAAGCATTACAACATATTTTGGTCAAAAGAAATTACTTTTGTTCTACCTGCCCATGCAGCTTCTTTACCCCGTATATATAGTGGTTGTAGCATTGGGCGGCATTTTCGGAAGGTACTCCTGGAAGGGGCGAAAATTATAATTGCTCCAAAATAGCTTGTGCAAATTTCAAATCGGAAGGAGTGGTAATTTTAATATTTTCGGGCGAGCCCTCCACCAAATGAATTTCTATGCCGGCGTTTTCGGCAACAGTGGCATCGTCAGTAAATCCTTCATCATAAAATGTCTGGTATGCACTTTTTATGCGGGAAACCTTAAAACACTGAGGTGTTTGAACTATCACCAATGCCGAGCGGTCAACCGGGCTGCTGATAGCGCCGTCTCTCATCCGGACAGATTCGGTAACCGGAATAACAGGAATCGCGTTGCCCTGTTCGGCGGCGCCTTTATAAACGCGCTCCAGAAGTGAAAAATCAATCAAGGGTCTTACACTATCATGAATTCCAATAACAGCCTCATCATCATCAATCATGCTGAGACCATTTTTCACTGAATGAAATCGTGTTGGCCCGCCTTCCGTAATTATAAAATCCCGTAATAATCCATATTCTGAGCACAATGATTCCATCGTCTTAACATATGCCGCCGGCACCACGAATATCAAATGGATTTCAGGACACCAGTCAAGGAAAACTTTTGCAGTGCGCAGGATTACAGGAAGCCCGTTAAGGTCCATGAATTGCTTAGGAATTGAGCTGCCCATCCGGGTTCCGGAGCCGCCGCCCACAAGCATCACATATTTCTTCAAACCCTGTAGATTTGATTAAATAATAATCATCGCGTCGCCGTAAGTAAAGAAGCGGTATTTTTCGCTGATCGCTTCTTTGTATGCCTTCATCAGGAAATCGTAGCCACCGAATGCAGCCACCATAATCATCATCGATGACTGCGGCAGATGAAAGTTGGTGATCATACGGTTTGCCACGCTGAAATCATACTGCGGAAAAATGAATTTATTTGTCCATCCGTTAAATGGTTTCAGGTGACCTGAAATAGTTACGGATGACTCAATCGCTTTCATGGATGTAGTCCCGACAGCGCAGACATTTTTCTTGTTATCTTTGGCTTTATTTACGGACAGGCAGGCTTTTTCGTCGATAATAACCTGCTCCGAATCGCATTTATGCTTGGTAAGATCTTCAACATCGATGCTCCTGAAATTTCCAAGACCGGCGTGTAGCGTAATTTCCGAAAAATTCACACCTTTCAGTTCAAGTCTTTTCAGCAATTCGCGGCTGAAATGCAGGCCGGCAGTAGGAGCTGCAACAGCGCCTTCGTGCTTGGCATACACCGTTTGATAGCGTTCGCGATCTTCGGGCTCAGTGCTTCTTTTTATTAATTTCGGCAGGGGCGTATCGCCTAAACCTTCAATGGTTTTTTTGAATTCCTCATAAGGTCCGTCAAACAGGAAGCGCAGTGTACGACCGCGTGATGTGGTGTTATCAATAACTTCTGCTACCAGAGAATCGTCTTCGCCAAAATAGAGCTTATTTCCTATTCTGATTTTGCGCGCAGGATCAACCAGCACATCCCACAGGCGGGTTTCGTGATTCAATTCACGAAGCAGAAATACTTCGATTTTAGCACCTGTTTTTTCTTTTCTTCCATAAAGACGTGCAGGAAACACTTTTGTGTTATTTAGGATGAGGACGTCGCCTTCTCCAAAATAAGTAAGAATATCCTTAAATACTTTATGTTCAATGGTCTGAGTTTTCCTATTCAGTACCATCAGTCTTGATTCATCTCTCTGCTTCGGAGGCTTGTCAGCCACTAACTCAGTAGGTAAATGAAACTTAAATTCAGATAGTTTCATACTAAACCGTTTGCAATGATTGCCCCGTTTTGGGGGTGCAAATATACGACTTTTTTAGCCAAAAGTCCAGTATTTTTATAAATATATTGATACTGAGAACGTAGGGCGCAAAGAATCATGTATTATGCGTTAATTATAGTTAATCCTTAACGATTTTATATGTAACCTTATTGTTATTAATTGATGTTTTCACATAATAATTTCCTGAAGCGTAGCTCAACATATTGATAGTATGCTTTTTGATATACGTGTCGGATGATGTTGAATAGACGAGATGACCTGTTGCATCATACAATTCTATTGTTTTGGCGCCCGGCTCGGGAAATACAAGTTCAAGGCGGTCATGCACAGGATTGGGAAATATTTTAAGATCCGGAATCTCGTTATGTTCAACTTTTGTCACCAGCAATGTGTCCAGTTTTGCAATCAACCATTGTTCAGGGTCAAATTTCACCGAATCGGGAACAAAACCAAGATTAAAGCCCCACATCTGACCTGAGAATGAATTATTAAAAACAATAATGGTGTCTTTTTGCGAATTTTTAAATTCAATCGGCACCGGAAGATCAAAATAACTTACCGATGAATGCGATTGTGCCTGATTTATGGTCAGCGTAATGCTGCTGTCCTGCAAAGCCATGCAGTTAATCGTGTAAATCGGGTAGCCTTCTTTATATATCCAGTCATCAAAATATCCGCTCAGCGACTGACCGCTTGCCGCTTCAAAATGCTGGCGAACATCTTCGGTAGATGCAAATCCAAAAGCGTGTTGCGGATCATTGAGCAGGCCGCGCATGGCTTGAAAAAATGCCACATCGCCAATTTTCCAACGCAGCATATGAAGCACCATCGCACCTTTAGAATAACTGAGGCGACCGTCGAAAACACGGGCCACCGAAGTTGTATCGTAGCAATAAACAGAACCGCCCGTATCGCTGATGATTGAGTTCAGCTGATTTTTTTTCCAAATTGGCCACCAGTACCCGCT
Proteins encoded:
- a CDS encoding glycosyltransferase; its protein translation is MNPAIIFLVFFVGTIGTVYVFIISLFTFGWFRKNKNRTASQTQSSNISIVIAARDEENNISACLTALASQGYPTDKFEIIIIDDASTDHTVQIVHEFIKAHKEIRTQLFSLPEKYRSATSKKAALSLGIQLTQFDIIAVTDADCIPASGWIRAMANGFSERTVMMICGMVCFSTDKKWFSKLQSLEFMSLVASGAGASGAGFPFMCNGASMAFRKEAFYKTGAYSDSDGYASGDDVFLLHNIKKAYGNSSVQFTNNKEAIVVTAPQPSLRAFYNQRVRWASKSKGYHDIISLLTSVAVFAYSLEILLFAAAGMFFAPLFYAASALFILKLIVDIPLMASITTYFGQKKLLLFYLPMQLLYPVYIVVVALGGIFGRYSWKGRKL
- the queA gene encoding tRNA preQ1(34) S-adenosylmethionine ribosyltransferase-isomerase QueA is translated as MKLSEFKFHLPTELVADKPPKQRDESRLMVLNRKTQTIEHKVFKDILTYFGEGDVLILNNTKVFPARLYGRKEKTGAKIEVFLLRELNHETRLWDVLVDPARKIRIGNKLYFGEDDSLVAEVIDNTTSRGRTLRFLFDGPYEEFKKTIEGLGDTPLPKLIKRSTEPEDRERYQTVYAKHEGAVAAPTAGLHFSRELLKRLELKGVNFSEITLHAGLGNFRSIDVEDLTKHKCDSEQVIIDEKACLSVNKAKDNKKNVCAVGTTSMKAIESSVTISGHLKPFNGWTNKFIFPQYDFSVANRMITNFHLPQSSMMIMVAAFGGYDFLMKAYKEAISEKYRFFTYGDAMIII
- the ispD gene encoding 2-C-methyl-D-erythritol 4-phosphate cytidylyltransferase; the encoded protein is MKKYVMLVGGGSGTRMGSSIPKQFMDLNGLPVILRTAKVFLDWCPEIHLIFVVPAAYVKTMESLCSEYGLLRDFIITEGGPTRFHSVKNGLSMIDDDEAVIGIHDSVRPLIDFSLLERVYKGAAEQGNAIPVIPVTESVRMRDGAISSPVDRSALVIVQTPQCFKVSRIKSAYQTFYDEGFTDDATVAENAGIEIHLVEGSPENIKITTPSDLKFAQAILEQL
- a CDS encoding lysylphosphatidylglycerol synthase domain-containing protein, with translation MSVTKVKKTLNLLIKFAIVIASYGYLYVQIGNRNTLSEGYRIFRASIGSGSFIAGLCAVVILMLVNWALEACKWKYLIRKIESVTFFSAFKAVWAGITVSTFTPNRIGELFGRSFILKKASLWEGTFATITGSLGQLLVTLVAGSFATLFFMEAHPGFILNMSRPWFTSLIFLTVLLNALAIFFFFNIHILTPLLGRLFKKRFIRMQQHIKVFASYSGKELGVVILLSGARYLVFSLQFFMLFRLFSVPIPLVDSFIVTAVIYFIMAAIPTVALSELGVRGSLAIATTAAWSGSSMSDALTAGAGSAAAFIWLINLVIPALVGSIFVFRLRFFRKNES